In Desertifilum tharense IPPAS B-1220, a genomic segment contains:
- a CDS encoding sulfatase-like hydrolase/transferase, producing the protein MPNHLVYIVMDSCRYDSYQAASTPNMDRLGLGMRRYSYASWTSPSHYALLMGMVPHTNPRGVFASEVYKQEFSKWIERLGIPDLSFKTFVPQLSLPKVLQELGYETIARVSMPVLNQFTNINQYFDDYKLMANHNDFASMVEEVEFVEDEPRCYFFNLGETHYPYMLSGEDLPHISGVHGVFKHLDEYLLAGAPASNPEFFDPQEMQRLHKQQIACVEYVDGLLGKLFDKCPDNTHIIVTADHGELFGEDGFFGHGPVMHEKCFEVPFLEGRIAQ; encoded by the coding sequence ATGCCAAATCATCTGGTGTACATCGTCATGGATAGCTGTCGCTACGATAGCTATCAAGCCGCTTCAACCCCCAATATGGATCGACTGGGTTTAGGGATGCGCCGCTATAGCTACGCGTCTTGGACATCACCATCCCATTACGCGCTGTTGATGGGAATGGTTCCTCATACCAACCCGCGCGGGGTGTTTGCCTCAGAAGTCTATAAGCAGGAATTTAGCAAATGGATAGAACGTCTTGGCATTCCCGACTTATCATTTAAAACCTTTGTGCCTCAGCTATCCCTGCCTAAAGTGCTTCAAGAATTGGGTTATGAAACGATTGCCAGGGTTTCCATGCCCGTCCTCAATCAATTTACCAACATCAACCAATATTTTGACGACTACAAATTGATGGCCAATCATAATGACTTTGCCTCAATGGTGGAAGAAGTCGAATTTGTGGAGGACGAACCGCGCTGTTACTTCTTCAATCTAGGGGAAACCCATTATCCCTATATGCTATCGGGAGAAGATTTACCGCATATTTCTGGGGTGCATGGGGTATTTAAGCATCTGGATGAATATTTACTGGCTGGCGCGCCAGCATCGAATCCAGAATTTTTCGACCCCCAGGAAATGCAACGCTTGCACAAACAGCAAATTGCTTGCGTGGAATATGTCGATGGTTTATTGGGTAAGCTCTTTGACAAATGCCCGGATAACACCCATATTATTGTCACCGCAGATCACGGGGAGCTATTTGGCGAAGATGGCTTTTTTGGACATGGCCCGGTGATGCATGAAAAGTGCTTTGAAGTCCCTTTTTTAGAGGGCCGGATCGCACAATGA
- a CDS encoding lipopolysaccharide assembly protein LapB gives MSTFTPSIKRLGTSEQDQLKLGMTLAKEGRFDEALSAFETATQVNPESVVAHLAVGNLLFRQQRYPEALTHFEAVMQLDPLLPMAPLRAGGAYTRQENYEKAIECFETALNLDPQSTMATVASVGLGQVYIKQQKYDTAIQQFRQALRLNPQMMMARLMLASALKKQGNLQAAISELKAAINISSEVPVSYLQLGSIYLEQKNYTKARNAFETADQLDPKIPAIKFAVKFGLAESLIEENELQEAIALLRQLPENKLYAPRKHKLFGDVYTRQGLVKEAAEEYRAATLLGSSDGLIPDEDIADLQALEEQDRWEELLESYRSSANAVLEQPKF, from the coding sequence GTGAGCACTTTCACGCCAAGCATTAAGCGCTTAGGGACGAGCGAGCAAGACCAATTGAAGCTAGGCATGACCCTAGCCAAAGAAGGACGTTTCGATGAAGCGTTAAGCGCCTTTGAAACAGCCACTCAAGTGAATCCAGAATCCGTTGTCGCTCACCTCGCCGTCGGTAATTTGTTATTTCGCCAACAGCGTTATCCCGAAGCCTTAACTCACTTTGAAGCAGTGATGCAGCTCGATCCGCTCTTGCCAATGGCACCGTTAAGAGCGGGAGGCGCTTATACCCGACAAGAAAATTATGAAAAAGCCATAGAATGCTTTGAAACCGCACTCAACCTCGATCCGCAATCAACAATGGCGACTGTCGCCTCAGTTGGACTCGGCCAAGTTTATATCAAGCAACAGAAATATGACACGGCCATTCAGCAATTCCGTCAAGCCTTGCGCCTCAACCCGCAGATGATGATGGCTCGCTTAATGTTAGCCAGCGCCCTGAAAAAACAAGGGAACTTGCAAGCCGCCATCTCAGAATTAAAAGCCGCCATTAATATTAGCTCCGAGGTACCCGTTAGCTATCTCCAGCTTGGCAGCATTTATCTCGAACAAAAGAATTACACCAAAGCCAGAAACGCCTTTGAAACCGCCGATCAACTCGATCCCAAAATTCCGGCTATTAAGTTTGCCGTTAAATTTGGCTTGGCAGAATCCTTAATTGAAGAAAACGAATTGCAAGAGGCGATCGCCCTTCTGCGCCAACTCCCCGAAAATAAACTTTACGCTCCCCGAAAACACAAATTATTTGGAGATGTTTACACCCGCCAAGGCTTAGTCAAAGAAGCTGCCGAGGAATACCGCGCCGCAACGCTCCTGGGGTCTTCAGACGGTCTAATTCCCGACGAAGATATTGCCGACTTACAAGCCTTAGAAGAACAAGACCGCTGGGAAGAGTTATTAGAAAGCTATCGCTCCTCCGCGAACGCTGTATTAGAGCAGCCTAAGTTTTAA
- a CDS encoding PEP-CTERM sorting domain-containing protein: MQFRPIAIALGTALTVLGGAIEPSVAAILVRGGVTQIIGPGLGAVEFTPESGDPSQPGVDPVRDIGNNDFSGPDENQNQVGLELVRFDAVAPIDIEFVAFNVWEGGTEYLFKETVLNNTGLNWGKFSIQLGFGTGRNFIQSGLRDRLDFDTFNALGQVFPFGLELAGLPLEKTPTPTSTAFAQLDHQANILQWQNGKVRQGQSVDFTFSLDLPNLSALNQKEIPQANWLLDDQGQIVGYKFTLRQSPHAVPEPSAVLGLIGIGLLSVGRIRKQKH; encoded by the coding sequence ATGCAATTCAGACCCATCGCGATCGCGCTGGGAACTGCCTTAACAGTTCTAGGCGGTGCGATCGAGCCGTCTGTGGCTGCAATTCTCGTTCGGGGTGGAGTGACGCAAATTATTGGACCCGGACTGGGAGCTGTTGAGTTTACTCCCGAATCTGGCGATCCGTCTCAGCCGGGAGTCGATCCGGTTCGAGATATTGGCAATAACGATTTTTCAGGGCCCGATGAAAATCAAAATCAAGTGGGCCTAGAACTCGTGAGATTTGATGCCGTTGCGCCGATTGATATTGAATTTGTGGCCTTTAACGTCTGGGAAGGCGGTACAGAATACCTATTCAAAGAAACCGTTCTGAATAATACTGGATTGAACTGGGGCAAATTTAGCATTCAACTGGGGTTTGGGACGGGACGAAATTTTATTCAATCCGGTTTGCGCGATCGCCTCGACTTTGATACGTTCAATGCACTGGGTCAGGTGTTTCCCTTCGGCTTAGAACTCGCCGGTCTTCCCCTAGAAAAAACGCCTACCCCAACTTCAACCGCCTTTGCTCAACTCGATCATCAGGCCAATATTCTGCAATGGCAAAATGGCAAAGTCCGTCAGGGCCAAAGCGTTGATTTTACTTTCTCCCTTGACCTTCCTAACCTGAGTGCGCTAAACCAGAAAGAAATTCCGCAAGCAAATTGGTTGCTCGACGACCAAGGGCAAATTGTCGGCTACAAATTTACCTTGCGGCAATCCCCCCATGCAGTACCAGAACCCTCTGCTGTATTGGGCTTGATCGGCATCGGTCTTCTCAGCGTGGGGCGTATTAGGAAGCAGAAACACTAA
- a CDS encoding alkaline phosphatase family protein, with amino-acid sequence MTRTLFIGLDGATFTVLDEMVRDQPGVGVTMPFLKHFMETGVRSPLRSTPNPLTPPAWVSIMTGRTPGNHGVFDFIRAEEQGEEVYFTLYDARDIQTETVWSMASRQNRTVVALNFPITAPPRPIAGSLVPGFVPWKHLRRNVTPPELFNRLKNIPQFDPKELAWDFEREKQALEFMSEDETEEWVRYHLPREEQWFRIAQTLLQEDRPDLMAVMFDGVDKIQHQAWRFLDPKLLSENPSAWERRMCNLCLEYFRQLDGYIRALVTLAGPDVQVFMASDHGFTQTIEVVRINTFLHEKGYLTWKASERSEAAKRREASNFADVDWEKTLAYCRTPSSNGITIRVAHQPGEPGIAPDEYDRFRDRLIQDLESLRDEATGERIIQQILKREDCFPGTCMKDAPDLTLVLRDYGFVSIRNLQPVVVPREVPAGTHHPDGIFLANGPGIQRGLQVERRNIVDVAATWLYSLGLPIPEDLEGQVPESFFTPEYMQAHPIRRGAPSQTTRDRSDSTPEISDRDKELILAQLQMLGYME; translated from the coding sequence ATGACCCGAACTTTATTTATCGGCTTAGATGGTGCAACCTTTACGGTGTTAGATGAAATGGTACGCGACCAACCTGGCGTTGGCGTCACCATGCCCTTTCTCAAGCACTTTATGGAAACGGGAGTGCGATCGCCATTGCGCTCAACCCCCAATCCCCTGACGCCGCCTGCTTGGGTTTCAATTATGACCGGAAGAACGCCGGGAAATCACGGGGTTTTTGACTTTATTCGCGCCGAAGAGCAAGGAGAAGAGGTCTACTTTACCCTCTACGATGCTCGCGACATCCAAACCGAAACCGTTTGGTCAATGGCAAGTCGGCAAAATCGCACCGTGGTGGCGCTCAATTTTCCAATTACAGCTCCCCCGCGTCCGATTGCAGGCTCCTTGGTTCCGGGGTTTGTTCCGTGGAAACACCTGCGTCGCAATGTCACGCCGCCAGAGTTGTTTAATCGTCTCAAAAATATTCCCCAATTTGACCCCAAGGAATTAGCCTGGGATTTTGAGCGAGAAAAGCAAGCCCTAGAGTTCATGAGCGAGGACGAGACTGAAGAGTGGGTGCGCTACCACCTTCCGCGCGAGGAACAGTGGTTTCGGATTGCTCAAACCCTATTGCAAGAAGACCGTCCCGATTTGATGGCCGTGATGTTTGATGGCGTCGATAAGATTCAGCATCAAGCTTGGCGCTTTCTCGATCCTAAGTTGCTGTCAGAGAACCCTTCAGCCTGGGAACGGCGAATGTGTAACTTATGTTTGGAATATTTCCGACAGTTGGACGGTTACATAAGAGCGTTGGTGACATTAGCTGGCCCGGATGTTCAGGTGTTTATGGCCTCGGATCATGGCTTTACCCAGACGATAGAGGTCGTGCGAATTAACACCTTTTTGCATGAAAAAGGCTATTTGACTTGGAAAGCCTCGGAACGCAGCGAGGCCGCTAAACGCCGGGAGGCGAGCAACTTTGCGGATGTGGATTGGGAAAAAACCCTCGCCTACTGTCGCACGCCTTCGAGCAATGGGATTACGATTCGGGTGGCGCATCAACCGGGGGAACCGGGAATTGCTCCCGATGAGTACGATCGGTTTCGCGATCGCCTGATTCAAGATTTAGAAAGTCTGCGAGATGAAGCGACGGGGGAACGCATCATTCAACAGATTCTCAAGCGCGAAGATTGTTTTCCCGGTACTTGCATGAAAGATGCACCGGATTTAACCCTCGTTTTACGAGACTACGGGTTTGTGTCTATTCGCAATCTTCAGCCTGTGGTGGTTCCGCGCGAGGTGCCGGCCGGAACGCATCACCCCGATGGGATCTTTTTGGCCAATGGGCCGGGAATTCAACGCGGTTTGCAGGTCGAACGGCGCAATATCGTGGATGTGGCCGCGACTTGGCTGTATAGCTTAGGTTTGCCCATTCCAGAAGATTTAGAAGGACAAGTTCCAGAAAGCTTCTTTACGCCGGAGTACATGCAAGCTCATCCCATTCGCCGAGGCGCGCCCTCTCAAACAACTCGCGATCGCTCCGACTCTACCCCGGAAATCAGCGATCGCGATAAGGAACTGATTCTCGCTCAACTCCAAATGCTGGGCTATATGGAGTAA
- a CDS encoding amidohydrolase family protein, translating to MSKKYKVIDCDGHVAEPFELYREYIAPEFRERVPQRIEANGQRVVIVDGEEYPNFVKYGGRPLGMERDAQIARPVQRSAIATGGVDPHVRIQDMDREGIDIAVLYPSGTTSMCAVQDPYLESALYQAYNRWLADYCSPYPNRLKGLVMISMRHPELGVAEILRVAQESWVVGILISPHMDDFNLDDPRLHPIWQTAQELDLPIGIHAGSGRPPYAIGTEESSQNLFLMHAMAHPFEQMRAIASLIGGGVFDRYPQLRITFTEAGIGWVPWWLDRLEQHAQTFPNHVPLMKKRPKEHLSSGQCFFCCLPEEGTLEAVVAQIGEDSVVYGSDYPHHDCGFPTTVTQIEQRQNLSDTAKSKIFWDNPLKLYPRLQ from the coding sequence ATGTCAAAAAAGTATAAGGTGATTGATTGTGACGGTCACGTCGCAGAACCTTTTGAACTGTATCGCGAGTATATTGCACCGGAATTTCGAGAACGGGTTCCGCAGCGCATTGAAGCGAACGGTCAGCGCGTCGTCATTGTGGATGGTGAAGAATATCCCAACTTTGTGAAATATGGGGGAAGACCGCTGGGGATGGAACGGGATGCACAAATTGCTCGCCCGGTACAGCGTTCGGCGATCGCCACGGGTGGGGTCGATCCGCATGTCCGCATTCAGGATATGGATCGAGAAGGGATTGATATCGCTGTTCTCTATCCAAGCGGGACAACGAGCATGTGTGCCGTACAAGACCCTTATCTTGAATCTGCCCTTTACCAAGCGTATAATCGCTGGCTGGCCGATTATTGCTCGCCCTATCCCAACCGTTTAAAAGGATTGGTGATGATTTCTATGCGTCACCCCGAATTAGGCGTTGCGGAAATTTTGCGCGTGGCTCAAGAATCCTGGGTTGTGGGCATTTTGATTTCTCCGCACATGGATGATTTTAACTTGGACGATCCGCGCTTGCACCCCATTTGGCAAACGGCCCAAGAGCTGGATTTACCGATTGGCATTCATGCGGGAAGCGGACGACCTCCCTACGCGATTGGTACAGAAGAAAGCAGCCAAAATTTGTTTTTAATGCACGCGATGGCGCATCCGTTTGAACAGATGAGAGCGATCGCGTCTTTAATTGGGGGTGGGGTTTTTGACCGCTATCCGCAACTGCGAATTACGTTTACTGAGGCGGGGATTGGTTGGGTTCCTTGGTGGCTCGATCGTTTAGAACAACACGCTCAAACCTTTCCCAATCACGTTCCTTTGATGAAAAAAAGACCCAAGGAACACCTCTCTAGCGGTCAATGTTTCTTCTGTTGTTTGCCAGAAGAAGGAACTCTAGAAGCGGTCGTCGCTCAAATTGGCGAAGATTCTGTGGTCTATGGCTCCGACTATCCTCACCACGACTGCGGTTTTCCCACAACTGTAACCCAAATTGAACAGCGCCAAAATCTTTCGGATACCGCTAAGTCTAAGATTTTTTGGGATAACCCCCTCAAGTTGTATCCTCGCTTGCAATAG
- a CDS encoding acyl carrier protein — protein sequence MEDRVLTSSRTRESITESLVAIIEDMTSDWDLTSTEEINQNTQLISDLAFESIDIVQLVVAIEESFQKRGLPFEKVLMNDGRYVDDLKVGELSDFLYQNL from the coding sequence ATGGAAGACAGGGTTTTAACTTCAAGCCGCACTCGCGAATCGATTACTGAATCTTTGGTCGCCATTATTGAAGATATGACTAGCGATTGGGATTTAACTTCGACAGAGGAAATTAATCAAAATACTCAGTTAATTTCCGATCTGGCGTTTGAGTCAATTGATATTGTTCAGTTGGTGGTTGCTATTGAAGAAAGTTTTCAGAAGCGAGGGCTACCCTTTGAAAAAGTTTTGATGAATGATGGTCGTTATGTGGATGACCTCAAAGTCGGGGAATTATCAGATTTTCTCTACCAAAATTTATGA
- a CDS encoding Nramp family divalent metal transporter encodes MTQTQERKEIRSSTPKPPQGWKQLKWYGPGLMWMISSVGSGSVLFTPRVGSRYGYEYLWALLIVILFMWVMIREVGRYTVVTGKTILDGYRDLPGPKNWAIWLIFVPQVVAAVVTIAGIGALAGSALMLAFPGNQAIYATALIVLSAILVISGQYQRVEQAASVMAGILIVAVIVAALQVFPEWGEFTGGLVPGIGDDFDLEFLLPWLGFILAGAAGIMWFSYWVAAREYGGPVEGDLENDETSNRNGSQDWEDEDLQQRRRDRLKKWLRVMSTTAAIGVVGGGLVIIAFLVLGAELLRPEGIIPEGIRVAEDLTTLLSEVWGEFGYWLLLGSIAIALGGTIVANQDGWPRMFADATLILKGGSRNSEDESTESGVKGWLKSALGDRDRLKNIYVVITVTLLPLIVFFLVRDPVDILEVGGIVAAAHQPVVAFLTLYLNQTKLPEELKPGWLSSTIMVLSGLFFTIVAILYFAIEFFGFEF; translated from the coding sequence ATGACACAAACCCAAGAACGTAAAGAAATCCGCTCTAGTACCCCCAAACCGCCTCAAGGCTGGAAACAACTGAAATGGTATGGCCCCGGCTTAATGTGGATGATTTCCTCCGTCGGTTCCGGATCGGTGCTGTTTACGCCCAGAGTGGGTTCGCGCTACGGTTACGAATACCTTTGGGCATTACTCATTGTCATCTTATTCATGTGGGTGATGATTCGCGAAGTAGGACGCTATACCGTCGTGACGGGTAAAACCATCCTCGACGGCTACCGCGATCTCCCTGGGCCCAAAAATTGGGCAATTTGGTTAATCTTTGTTCCCCAAGTCGTAGCAGCAGTAGTCACGATTGCCGGAATTGGTGCCTTAGCGGGAAGTGCGTTAATGCTCGCTTTTCCCGGAAATCAAGCCATCTATGCCACCGCTTTAATTGTCTTGTCTGCCATTCTGGTCATTTCTGGACAGTATCAGCGAGTTGAACAAGCCGCTTCTGTGATGGCTGGAATTCTGATCGTTGCAGTCATCGTTGCGGCCCTTCAGGTTTTCCCAGAATGGGGCGAGTTTACCGGGGGGTTAGTGCCGGGAATTGGCGATGATTTTGACTTAGAATTTCTCCTGCCTTGGTTAGGCTTTATCTTAGCTGGGGCGGCTGGAATTATGTGGTTTTCCTACTGGGTTGCAGCCCGCGAATATGGGGGACCCGTTGAGGGCGACTTAGAAAACGATGAAACCTCCAACCGCAACGGTTCTCAGGATTGGGAGGATGAAGACTTGCAACAACGACGCCGCGATCGCCTCAAAAAATGGTTGCGCGTGATGAGTACGACTGCCGCTATTGGGGTTGTGGGTGGCGGTTTGGTGATTATTGCCTTTTTAGTCCTCGGTGCTGAATTGCTACGCCCAGAAGGGATTATTCCCGAAGGAATTCGAGTGGCTGAGGATCTGACCACCCTGTTATCGGAAGTTTGGGGCGAGTTTGGTTATTGGTTATTGCTCGGCAGTATTGCGATCGCCCTCGGCGGTACAATTGTTGCCAACCAAGATGGCTGGCCGAGAATGTTTGCCGATGCTACCCTCATCCTCAAAGGGGGGTCTAGAAATAGCGAGGATGAGTCTACAGAATCAGGCGTGAAGGGGTGGTTAAAGTCAGCTTTGGGCGATCGCGATCGTCTCAAAAATATTTACGTGGTTATCACCGTTACGCTCCTACCCCTCATAGTCTTTTTCCTCGTCCGCGATCCCGTCGATATCCTGGAAGTTGGCGGAATTGTGGCTGCCGCACACCAACCCGTCGTCGCCTTTCTCACCCTTTACCTAAACCAGACCAAACTCCCAGAAGAACTCAAACCCGGATGGCTCTCCTCTACCATCATGGTGCTGTCAGGCCTATTTTTTACCATCGTCGCGATTCTCTACTTTGCCATAGAATTCTTTGGCTTTGAATTTTAA
- a CDS encoding glycogen debranching N-terminal domain-containing protein has product MRISVGPPYLTINHGSTFLVTDLDGEIDSNSLQGLFTDDTRFLSHYGCYIDGHSWIRLMSTATRYYAARISLINPELSSRSGKIPKGSLSLTISRTVEQGIHEDLDLTNNSLQAVSFNLEIELRSDFADLFEVQSGQVVRREQIETHWDRDNSELRTRYQNQDFYRCLVYQVRNCPTPAKYANGHITFAIQLQPGESWHACGYYTLSDNQHERQPVDLCYLEAIAPDVDTELQQRQRLWQDSATAMTTPNEDVKRLYRQSIEDMGAMRLYDYDLAPDVWIPAAGVPKYVALFGRDSLIASLQNAIVHPGFAEGTLKKLGELQAKEYDDWRDAEPGKILHELRQGELAYFNKIPRSPYYGAADTTSLYLIALHETWKWLGDKFKIADYREIAENCLNWIDQYGDLDGDGFQEFKARSEDGIENQCWKDSGDSIVYPDGTQVKAPKTVCELQGYAFDAWMRMAEVFQAWGDRDRATQLRHKAMKLHQQFEQKFWCEDIGFYAFTLDPDKQPVPTIASNPGHCLWSGIVSPERAEQVVKRLLEPDMWSGWGIRTLSAKNPAFNPHAYHLGSVWPNDNSLIALGFKRYGFAQEAAAIAHDIFEAANHFACYRIPEVYAGTQRHLGTFPVPYREANIPQAWAAGSVFQLLQAIAGLQADAPNHCLYVDPVLPEWLGELKLCNLEIGDAIVDLQFWREGDSRSDPYGNRTCWDAEVQQGEIEVRAKAWQPWASTTLASTF; this is encoded by the coding sequence ATGCGAATTAGCGTTGGTCCCCCGTACCTAACGATCAATCACGGTAGCACCTTTCTGGTGACAGACTTGGATGGAGAAATCGATTCCAATAGCCTCCAAGGATTGTTTACCGACGATACCCGGTTCCTCAGCCATTATGGGTGTTACATTGACGGCCATTCCTGGATTCGGTTGATGTCTACCGCCACCCGCTATTATGCTGCCCGAATCAGTTTAATTAACCCAGAATTATCCAGTCGAAGTGGCAAAATTCCCAAAGGTTCGCTATCGCTGACCATTAGCCGGACTGTTGAACAGGGAATTCATGAGGATTTGGATTTAACGAATAACAGTTTGCAGGCTGTTAGCTTTAATCTAGAGATTGAACTGCGTTCTGACTTTGCCGATCTTTTTGAAGTGCAGTCCGGCCAGGTGGTTCGCCGGGAACAGATTGAAACGCACTGGGATCGAGACAATAGCGAACTGCGTACCCGCTATCAAAATCAAGATTTTTATCGCTGTTTGGTCTATCAAGTTCGCAATTGCCCCACCCCCGCAAAGTATGCAAACGGCCATATCACTTTTGCAATTCAACTCCAACCTGGGGAAAGCTGGCACGCTTGCGGTTATTACACCCTCAGTGACAATCAGCACGAACGCCAACCTGTAGACTTATGCTATCTAGAGGCGATCGCGCCTGATGTGGATACCGAACTGCAACAGCGCCAACGTCTCTGGCAAGATAGCGCCACCGCGATGACAACCCCCAATGAAGATGTCAAGCGCCTGTATCGTCAATCGATTGAAGATATGGGGGCAATGCGGTTATACGATTACGATCTAGCCCCAGATGTATGGATTCCAGCGGCAGGCGTTCCTAAATATGTTGCCTTATTTGGACGCGATAGTTTGATCGCCAGCTTACAAAATGCGATCGTCCATCCCGGCTTTGCAGAAGGAACCCTGAAGAAGTTGGGAGAACTGCAAGCCAAAGAATACGATGATTGGCGCGATGCAGAACCCGGAAAAATTCTCCACGAACTGCGCCAAGGGGAATTAGCTTATTTTAATAAAATACCGCGATCGCCCTATTATGGTGCTGCCGATACCACTTCGCTGTACCTGATTGCGTTGCACGAAACCTGGAAATGGTTGGGCGATAAGTTCAAAATTGCAGATTACCGGGAAATCGCCGAAAACTGCTTGAATTGGATTGACCAATACGGCGACTTAGACGGGGATGGGTTTCAGGAATTTAAAGCCCGTTCTGAAGATGGGATTGAAAATCAATGCTGGAAAGATTCCGGGGATTCTATTGTCTATCCTGATGGAACCCAGGTCAAAGCCCCGAAAACGGTCTGTGAGTTGCAAGGCTATGCCTTTGATGCCTGGATGCGGATGGCGGAAGTTTTCCAGGCTTGGGGCGATCGCGATCGCGCGACCCAATTAAGACACAAAGCCATGAAGTTGCACCAACAATTTGAACAGAAGTTTTGGTGCGAAGACATCGGTTTTTACGCCTTTACCCTCGATCCTGATAAACAGCCCGTCCCCACCATTGCCTCAAACCCCGGTCATTGTCTGTGGAGTGGGATCGTTAGCCCAGAACGCGCTGAACAAGTGGTTAAACGTTTGCTAGAACCCGATATGTGGAGTGGATGGGGCATTCGCACCCTGTCGGCCAAAAATCCCGCCTTTAATCCCCATGCCTATCATTTAGGCAGCGTTTGGCCCAATGATAATTCTCTGATTGCATTAGGCTTTAAACGCTACGGCTTTGCCCAAGAAGCGGCAGCCATTGCCCATGATATCTTTGAAGCTGCCAACCATTTTGCCTGCTATCGCATCCCCGAAGTCTATGCCGGAACTCAGCGACATTTAGGGACATTTCCCGTCCCTTACCGAGAAGCCAATATTCCCCAAGCTTGGGCCGCCGGATCGGTATTTCAACTGCTGCAAGCGATCGCCGGTTTGCAAGCCGACGCCCCCAATCATTGCCTATACGTCGATCCTGTTTTACCAGAATGGTTAGGCGAGCTAAAACTGTGCAACCTAGAAATTGGGGATGCGATCGTCGATCTGCAATTCTGGCGAGAAGGCGATTCGCGAAGCGATCCCTACGGGAATCGTACCTGTTGGGATGCTGAAGTGCAACAGGGCGAAATCGAAGTTCGCGCCAAAGCTTGGCAACCCTGGGCCAGTACAACCTTAGCCTCTACTTTCTAA
- a CDS encoding TIGR03885 family FMN-dependent LLM class oxidoreductase — translation MAQFGYHASHEQFKPSELLKYVQAAHQAGFNAALSSDHFQPWSDRQGESGYAWSWLGAALQATQLSFGVVCAPGQRYHPAIIAQAAATLAEMYPNRFWVALGSGQALNEQITAEGWPAKSKRNQRLLECVDIIRALWAGETVTHHGIVQIEEAKLYTRPTVAPRIIGAAITPKTAEWVGGWADGLITVSHPYDKLKEVVDAFHRGGGRGKPLCLKVQLSYAQDEEQALQGAYDQWRTNIFASPVLSEFRHPQQFDAAAQFVKPEDMHPYVRISAKPEQHIEWLQQYLDLGFSELYLHNVNREQEAFIETFSQKVLPALSH, via the coding sequence ATGGCTCAGTTTGGATATCATGCTTCCCACGAGCAGTTTAAACCTAGCGAACTCCTAAAATACGTACAAGCAGCACACCAAGCCGGTTTTAATGCAGCCTTATCTTCCGATCATTTTCAGCCGTGGAGCGATCGCCAAGGTGAAAGCGGCTATGCTTGGTCATGGTTGGGGGCCGCCCTGCAAGCCACTCAACTCAGCTTTGGCGTGGTTTGCGCCCCCGGTCAACGCTACCATCCCGCCATCATCGCCCAAGCCGCCGCCACCCTGGCCGAAATGTACCCAAACCGCTTTTGGGTGGCATTAGGCAGCGGTCAGGCCCTCAACGAACAAATTACCGCCGAAGGGTGGCCGGCAAAATCTAAGCGCAACCAACGCTTACTCGAATGCGTGGATATTATCCGCGCCCTGTGGGCCGGAGAAACCGTTACCCATCACGGTATTGTGCAAATTGAAGAAGCCAAACTCTACACTCGCCCCACAGTAGCGCCCCGCATTATTGGGGCAGCCATTACCCCCAAAACTGCCGAATGGGTTGGAGGATGGGCCGATGGGTTGATTACCGTTTCCCATCCCTACGACAAACTCAAAGAAGTCGTGGACGCGTTTCATCGGGGTGGCGGAAGAGGTAAACCCCTATGCCTCAAGGTGCAACTTTCCTACGCCCAAGACGAAGAACAAGCCTTGCAAGGGGCTTACGACCAATGGCGAACCAATATCTTTGCCAGTCCAGTCTTATCAGAATTTCGGCATCCTCAACAGTTTGATGCAGCAGCCCAGTTTGTGAAACCCGAAGATATGCACCCCTACGTGCGAATTTCTGCCAAACCCGAACAACACATTGAATGGTTGCAGCAATATCTCGATTTAGGATTCAGCGAACTCTATCTGCATAACGTCAACCGAGAACAGGAAGCCTTTATTGAAACCTTTAGCCAAAAAGTTCTTCCTGCCTTATCCCATTAA